The genomic interval ATGACATTCTCGATATCTCCAAGGTGGAAGCCGGCAAACTGAGCCTGGAGAACATCCCTTTCAATCTGCGCAACCTGATCGAGGAAGCCTCAACCCTACACGCCCAACAGGCCCGGCGAAAACACATTGACCTGGTCAATGAAATCGACCCCCAATTGCCAGAGAGCTTTCTGGGCGATCCGACCCGCACTCGCCAGATCCTTAACAACCTGCTCAGCAATGCTATCAAGTTCACCGATGAAGGCTCGGTGCTTGTCAAAGTCAGCTACTCCGCTGGCATGCTCCGGCTTGATGTAATCGACACCGGCATTGGCATGTCTTCCGGCGGTCTGCACAAGATATTCTCGCCATTTTCCCAGGCTGATGCTGACACCACACGGCTCTATGGCGGAACCGGGCTGGGGCTGACCTTGTGCCGGCAACTGGTTGAACGGATGCACGGTCGAATCATGGTGGATTCCACCGAGGGTCGCGGCACCCACTTTACCGTCACGGTGCCGCTACCGATGCACGAAGACAGTAGCCCGGATCAACTGCCCCAAGCAGCCAAAGGACTCGTGGATACTGGCGTCACCCTGGCGATCCCGGCCGACAACTCACACCGGCCAGCCATCGAGCGCCAACTTCAGGCCTGGCAGATTCCGGTCTGGGACCTCGGGACGGAACACCGGGGAATTCTGATTACACTGATTGGACAAGACGGTATCGAGGGAGCGGTTCAGGCAGAAAACTGGCGCGGACCGGGGCTAATTCTGGCCGATTCACTCGGAACCTCCGCACAAGGAAAATCCGACCATCCGATCCTTTCACTGCCCCTGCGCCGGGATGAACTCTATCGCTGCCTCTGCAGCGCTGTCGGCATCCTCAGCAGCGAACCTACCCTCCACAGCCCAGAAGCACTTGAACCGAAGCAAACCGCTCAATCGCTTCGGATTCTACTGGTGGAGGACAACCAGGTTAACCAACTGGTAGCCAGCAGTATTCTGAAGAAGCTGGGGCACGCGGTCGAAAGCGCTGAAAATGGCCAGCGCGCGCTCGACGCCATGGCGGACGGGGAATTCGACCTGATCCTGATGGATTGCCAAATGCCGATTATGGACGGCTACGAAGCCACCCGGAGAATCCGGCAGAACTCGGACTGGCAAGCGGTTCCGATCATTGCCGTGACCGCCAACGTGATGCAGGGTGATCGGGACGACTGCATCACGGCCGGCATGAACGACTATGTCACCAAGCCTTACAAGCGTGAAGAACTGCGCGCAGCCATCAACCGCTGGGCCCCGCCTCTCCCTCAAGAGCCGTAAGCACCGCCCGCAATTCCTGGCGCAGCGCTTGCAGCCTTTCCGGCTGGAGCGCTACACCGCAGAGCAACTTTTGTGGCACGGACCTGGCCTGCTCCTGCAACGCCCAGCCGGCGTCGGTCAGCGCCAGAGTTACCACCCGCTCATCCTGGCTAATGCGCTGACGATTCAGCAGCCCACGCTCTTCAAGACGCTTCAGCAGCGGGGTCAGTGTGCCCGAATCCAGCCGCAATCGCCGACCAATATCGGACACCCGGGTCTGCGCGCCCGACTGCCCTTCCTCCCAGAGTACCAGCATCACCAGATACTGCGGATAAGTCAGATCCAAATCTGCCAGCAGCGGCCGGTATCGGGCTGTTACCGCTCTATTGGCGGCGTAGAGCGCAAAGCAGACCTGGTTGTCGAGCGACAGCGCGTCGTCCGGCTTGGTCATGGCTACAGCAGCTTCT from Marinobacter sp. LA51 carries:
- a CDS encoding hybrid sensor histidine kinase/response regulator, which produces MINGFRKRLSFRLTRDTVLIAMALGLVLNLIQITIDYFNARAAMEEDVHALIDISVSPASQIAYNIDVRLAEELLDGLLRHPATTDARIIDNDDQTMAAASQSSPDSPYRWASDLLFESNRVFSQELRVPQLEDLPLGRLIVTIDTYHYGLQFLERATYTLISGLLKSLALTAALLGIFYLVLTRPMLNVINALGEVQANSPEKARLPVPANHQQDEIGTMVGIINRHLETMDSSLAQLRSAESAMKDYSSQLEREVDDRTREISEKNDALQRSNRALIKAKEDAVRRARARANFLASMSHEIRTPLNGVLGMLGLALEGELDPSQRYRLEVAFSAGESLLGLLNDILDISKVEAGKLSLENIPFNLRNLIEEASTLHAQQARRKHIDLVNEIDPQLPESFLGDPTRTRQILNNLLSNAIKFTDEGSVLVKVSYSAGMLRLDVIDTGIGMSSGGLHKIFSPFSQADADTTRLYGGTGLGLTLCRQLVERMHGRIMVDSTEGRGTHFTVTVPLPMHEDSSPDQLPQAAKGLVDTGVTLAIPADNSHRPAIERQLQAWQIPVWDLGTEHRGILITLIGQDGIEGAVQAENWRGPGLILADSLGTSAQGKSDHPILSLPLRRDELYRCLCSAVGILSSEPTLHSPEALEPKQTAQSLRILLVEDNQVNQLVASSILKKLGHAVESAENGQRALDAMADGEFDLILMDCQMPIMDGYEATRRIRQNSDWQAVPIIAVTANVMQGDRDDCITAGMNDYVTKPYKREELRAAINRWAPPLPQEP
- a CDS encoding MarR family winged helix-turn-helix transcriptional regulator, giving the protein MTKPDDALSLDNQVCFALYAANRAVTARYRPLLADLDLTYPQYLVMLVLWEEGQSGAQTRVSDIGRRLRLDSGTLTPLLKRLEERGLLNRQRISQDERVVTLALTDAGWALQEQARSVPQKLLCGVALQPERLQALRQELRAVLTALEGEAGPSG